Proteins from a single region of Oncorhynchus nerka isolate Pitt River linkage group LG18, Oner_Uvic_2.0, whole genome shotgun sequence:
- the si:dkey-190l8.2 gene encoding si:dkey-190l8.2 isoform X2, whose translation MAPLQLAVYLRLALIFFFTAFLFFLDVFTVSRAASSCANVPSKLPTKSRTGGDEVSSSSARKQNRTPGEVREMNVSLISVLLPTQDEITRGNDTDRDYGKVCLDPVVLSYSQTMYMAGLLLGSLFGGALSDRYGKRVVLLVCVCVHAVTAVLPAVLPHAILFLTLRCLAGVSCCCINICSFSLGVEWSLPRYRIWPPALLSFSFSLGMMALAPLAYLTHTWTQLHLALAIPQILCLPLYYSIPESPHWLLLKKRLDTLEEYRRHSPEDKRCLDLLLETEGKDLQQVPRDTDTLETGTHIPKANTQTQEGNTLSHCGHMRSPTILLRLVIMSYIGLTSALTYYGICLNVGRFGVDVFLAQFFSGLSEAPCLLVPFLLARCGRRPISMLSLLLSGSFCLLSLLASRFYAVPGLVMALALVGKLCMQTSVFVSLLYGIELFPTLIRQKCVGLVCLCYRVGCILNAVVSPRGETIPLAAMILYGSGPIVGAGLCLLLPETSGVLLPDSLEDCDRQPRLHLPLAWSSCSTSPYQLGTDAS comes from the exons ATGGCTCCATTGCAGCTCGCGGTGTACTTGCGGCTCGCTCTCATATTCTTCTTCACGGCGTTTCTTTTCTTCCTCGATGTCTTCACTGTCAGCAGAGCAGCCTCCTCGTGCGCCAACGTCCCCAGTAAGTTACCGACCAAGAGTCGAACCGGAGGAGATGAAGTCTCTTCTAGTAGTGCGCGCAAACAGAACCGCACTCCCGGGGAGGTGCGCGAGATGAACGTGTCACTTATATCGGTATTGTTACCGACACAGGATGAGATCACGCGGGGGAACGACACGGATAGAGATTAT GGCAAAGTGTGTTTGGATCCAGTGGTGTTGTCGTACAGTCAGACCATGTACATGGCTGGCCTTCTGCTGGGATCTCTCTTTGGAGGAGCTCTCTCTgacag GTACGGTAAGCGAGTGGtactgctggtgtgtgtgtgtgtccatgctgtGACTGCTGTGCTGCCGGCAGTCCTTCCTCATGCCATCCTCTTCCTCACCCTGCGCTGTCTGGCCGGGGTCTCCTGCTGCTGTATCAATATCTGCAGCTTCAGCCTGG gtgtggaaTGGAGTCTTCCCAGGTATCGTATTTGGCCCCCGGCCCTCCTGTCCTTCTCCTTCAGCCTGGGTATGATGGCGTTGGCACCGCTGGCGTACCttacacacacctggacacagCTACACCTGGCTCTGGCCATACCACAGatcctctgtctgcctctctacta CTCCATTCCTGAGTCTCCTCACTGGTTGCTCCTGAAGAAGAGGCTGGACACTCTGGAGGAGTACAGGAGACACAGTCCTGAGGACAAACGCTGTCTAgacctg CTGTtggagacagaggggaaggaCCTGCAACAAGTCCCCCgggacacagacacactggagacTGGCACACACATACCAAAGGCAAACACGCAAACCCAGGAGGGAAACACACTTTCCCACTGCGGACACATGAGAAGTCCCACCATTCTACTGCGCCTGGTCATCATGAGTTACATTGG GCTAACATCAGCCCTGACGTACTACGGTATCTGTCTGAATGTCGGGCGTTTCGGTGTGGATGTCTTCCTGGCTCAGTTCTTCAGCGGCCTATCAGAGGCACCCTGCTTGCTCGTCCCATTCCTATTGGCCCGCTGTGGCAGACGCCCAATCAGCATGCTGTCCCTGCTCCTCAGTGGCTCCTTCTGCCTGCTGTCCCTGCTCGCATCACGCTTCTACG ctgtcccAGGGTTGGTGATGGCTCTGGCCCTAGTGGGGAAGCTGTGTATGCagaccagtgtgtttgtgtctttacTCTACGGCATCGAGCTCTTCCCTACACTCATCAG aCAGAAGTGTGTGGGCTTGGTGTGTCTGTGTTACAGAGTGGGGTGTATCCTCAATGCGGTGGTCAGTCCTAGAGGAGAAACCATCCCATTGGCCGCTATGATTCTTTATGGGAGTGGCCCCATTGTCGGGGCGGGACTGTGTCTGTTGCTACCGGAGACCAGCGGTGTGCTGCTCCCTGATTCACTGGAGGACTGTGACAGACAACCCAGGCTACACCTCCCATTAGCCTGGTCATCATGCTCCACAAG TCCCTACCAGCTGGGCACAGACGCCAGTTAA
- the si:dkey-190l8.2 gene encoding si:dkey-190l8.2 isoform X1: MAPLQLAVYLRLALIFFFTAFLFFLDVFTVSRAASSCANVPSKLPTKSRTGGDEVSSSSARKQNRTPGEVREMNVSLISVLLPTQDEITRGNDTDRDYGKVCLDPVVLSYSQTMYMAGLLLGSLFGGALSDRYGKRVVLLVCVCVHAVTAVLPAVLPHAILFLTLRCLAGVSCCCINICSFSLGVEWSLPRYRIWPPALLSFSFSLGMMALAPLAYLTHTWTQLHLALAIPQILCLPLYYSIPESPHWLLLKKRLDTLEEYRRHSPEDKRCLDLLLETEGKDLQQVPRDTDTLETGTHIPKANTQTQEGNTLSHCGHMRSPTILLRLVIMSYIGLTSALTYYGICLNVGRFGVDVFLAQFFSGLSEAPCLLVPFLLARCGRRPISMLSLLLSGSFCLLSLLASRFYAVPGLVMALALVGKLCMQTSVFVSLLYGIELFPTLIRQKCVGLVCLCYRVGCILNAVVSPRGETIPLAAMILYGSGPIVGAGLCLLLPETSGVLLPDSLEDCDRQPRLHLPLAWSSCSTRRSVDTPADKACPFLGDTDPEKPSHHPQEPNSNENTLHTCC; encoded by the exons ATGGCTCCATTGCAGCTCGCGGTGTACTTGCGGCTCGCTCTCATATTCTTCTTCACGGCGTTTCTTTTCTTCCTCGATGTCTTCACTGTCAGCAGAGCAGCCTCCTCGTGCGCCAACGTCCCCAGTAAGTTACCGACCAAGAGTCGAACCGGAGGAGATGAAGTCTCTTCTAGTAGTGCGCGCAAACAGAACCGCACTCCCGGGGAGGTGCGCGAGATGAACGTGTCACTTATATCGGTATTGTTACCGACACAGGATGAGATCACGCGGGGGAACGACACGGATAGAGATTAT GGCAAAGTGTGTTTGGATCCAGTGGTGTTGTCGTACAGTCAGACCATGTACATGGCTGGCCTTCTGCTGGGATCTCTCTTTGGAGGAGCTCTCTCTgacag GTACGGTAAGCGAGTGGtactgctggtgtgtgtgtgtgtccatgctgtGACTGCTGTGCTGCCGGCAGTCCTTCCTCATGCCATCCTCTTCCTCACCCTGCGCTGTCTGGCCGGGGTCTCCTGCTGCTGTATCAATATCTGCAGCTTCAGCCTGG gtgtggaaTGGAGTCTTCCCAGGTATCGTATTTGGCCCCCGGCCCTCCTGTCCTTCTCCTTCAGCCTGGGTATGATGGCGTTGGCACCGCTGGCGTACCttacacacacctggacacagCTACACCTGGCTCTGGCCATACCACAGatcctctgtctgcctctctacta CTCCATTCCTGAGTCTCCTCACTGGTTGCTCCTGAAGAAGAGGCTGGACACTCTGGAGGAGTACAGGAGACACAGTCCTGAGGACAAACGCTGTCTAgacctg CTGTtggagacagaggggaaggaCCTGCAACAAGTCCCCCgggacacagacacactggagacTGGCACACACATACCAAAGGCAAACACGCAAACCCAGGAGGGAAACACACTTTCCCACTGCGGACACATGAGAAGTCCCACCATTCTACTGCGCCTGGTCATCATGAGTTACATTGG GCTAACATCAGCCCTGACGTACTACGGTATCTGTCTGAATGTCGGGCGTTTCGGTGTGGATGTCTTCCTGGCTCAGTTCTTCAGCGGCCTATCAGAGGCACCCTGCTTGCTCGTCCCATTCCTATTGGCCCGCTGTGGCAGACGCCCAATCAGCATGCTGTCCCTGCTCCTCAGTGGCTCCTTCTGCCTGCTGTCCCTGCTCGCATCACGCTTCTACG ctgtcccAGGGTTGGTGATGGCTCTGGCCCTAGTGGGGAAGCTGTGTATGCagaccagtgtgtttgtgtctttacTCTACGGCATCGAGCTCTTCCCTACACTCATCAG aCAGAAGTGTGTGGGCTTGGTGTGTCTGTGTTACAGAGTGGGGTGTATCCTCAATGCGGTGGTCAGTCCTAGAGGAGAAACCATCCCATTGGCCGCTATGATTCTTTATGGGAGTGGCCCCATTGTCGGGGCGGGACTGTGTCTGTTGCTACCGGAGACCAGCGGTGTGCTGCTCCCTGATTCACTGGAGGACTGTGACAGACAACCCAGGCTACACCTCCCATTAGCCTGGTCATCATGCTCCACAAG GCGCTCAGTGGACACCCCAGCTGACAAGGCCTGTCCGTTCCTGGGAGACACAGACCCCGAGAAACCCTCCCACCACCCACAGGAGCCCAACTCAAATGAAAACACTCTGCACACATGCTGTTGA